From one Coffea eugenioides isolate CCC68of chromosome 11, Ceug_1.0, whole genome shotgun sequence genomic stretch:
- the LOC113752578 gene encoding uncharacterized protein LOC113752578, translated as MPKKLKSSSAFLQKVSRLLRVPIFIARMRKSINIPRIISLKKSRKIKKFMLLRHYKYGYVQEYQFSPSNSPFLPYNCRKPINKRRYKDLYSILFIGKCLGMNEAEKEYRGFPLESKFLPAIEDTIAKDLSEQSELSGEDDEHSIDERAEKFIERFYENMRIQRQELLMQFDPLMLDADC; from the coding sequence ATGCCCAAGAAACTAAAATCATCATCAGCCTTTTTGCAGAAAGTATCAAGGCTCCTAAGAGTCCCTATTTTTATCGCCAGAATGAGGAAATCCATCAATATTCCAAGAATTATTTCACTCAAAAAGTCaaggaaaatcaagaaattcatgCTTCTCAGGCATTACAAGTATGGGTACGTTCAGGAGTATCAATTCTCCCCTTCAAATAGTCCATTCCTGCCGTACAACTGCAGAAAGCCAATCAACAAGAGGAGATATAAAGATTTGTACTCCATTTTATTCATTGGAAAATGCTTAGGTATGAACGAGGCAGAAAAGGAATACAGGGGCTTTCCATTGGAGTCGAAGTTTTTGCCTGCTATTGAGGATACTATTGCAAAAGATTTATCTGAACAATCAGAGTTAAGTGGGGAAGATGATGAGCACTCAATTGATGAAAGGGCTGAGAAGTTTATTGAAAGGTTCTATGAGAATATGAGAATTCAGAGGCAAGAATTACTCATGCAGTTCGATCCATTAATGCTGGATGCTGATTGCTGA